The following are from one region of the Cyanobium gracile PCC 6307 genome:
- a CDS encoding branched-chain amino acid ABC transporter permease, translating to MDLLQILVNGLSVGAVYGLFALGYTLVFSVLGVINFAHGAVFTLGAYFTYLLIGGAVGANGLLAGFQLPFALPFWGALPLAGLGAALVALLVERVAFRPLRRRRADPLLALITSLGAGVILVNLIQLLVGAESYAIPTSALGGLPASFPLLGARVRTVQALLLGIAVLLLALLTLWLEGSRNGKGLQAVAEDAETAQLLGIDSAAMVRLAFGLSGFLAGVAGGLVGLSVSIAGPYFGIGYGLKGLAVLVLGGLGSVPGAVLGGLIVGLAEAFVPADWSGYKDAVSYGFLFLVLLLRPRGLLGRPLPTKV from the coding sequence GTGGACCTGCTCCAGATCCTGGTCAACGGTCTGTCGGTGGGGGCGGTGTACGGGCTGTTCGCCCTCGGCTACACCCTGGTGTTCTCGGTGCTGGGGGTGATCAACTTCGCCCATGGGGCCGTGTTCACCCTGGGGGCCTACTTCACCTACCTGCTGATCGGCGGCGCGGTGGGGGCCAACGGTCTGCTGGCCGGCTTCCAGCTGCCCTTCGCCCTGCCCTTCTGGGGCGCCCTGCCCCTGGCGGGGCTGGGGGCGGCCCTGGTGGCCCTGCTGGTGGAGCGGGTGGCCTTCCGGCCCCTGCGCCGCCGCCGGGCCGACCCGCTGCTGGCCCTGATCACCAGCCTGGGAGCGGGGGTGATCCTGGTGAACCTGATCCAGCTCCTAGTGGGGGCGGAGAGCTACGCCATCCCCACCAGCGCCCTCGGCGGCCTGCCGGCCTCCTTCCCCCTGCTGGGTGCCCGGGTGCGCACGGTCCAGGCCCTGCTGCTGGGGATCGCCGTGCTGCTGCTCGCCCTGCTCACCCTGTGGCTGGAGGGCAGCCGCAACGGCAAGGGGCTTCAGGCGGTGGCGGAGGACGCCGAAACCGCCCAGCTGCTGGGCATCGACAGCGCGGCCATGGTGCGGCTGGCCTTCGGGCTCAGCGGCTTCCTGGCCGGCGTGGCCGGCGGCCTGGTGGGGCTGAGCGTCAGCATCGCCGGGCCCTACTTCGGCATCGGCTACGGCCTCAAGGGGCTGGCGGTGCTGGTGCTCGGCGGGCTGGGCAGCGTGCCGGGGGCGGTGCTGGGCGGGCTGATCGTCGGGCTGGCGGAGGCCTTCGTGCCGGCCGACTGGTCGGGTTACAAGGATGCGGTCAGCTACGGCTTCCTGTTCCTGGTGCTTCTGCTACG